In a genomic window of Physeter macrocephalus isolate SW-GA chromosome 14, ASM283717v5, whole genome shotgun sequence:
- the LPO gene encoding lactoperoxidase — MRVLFHLPVLLASLSLFQVAESDTNEQDTHTFTISDAVSQVKIQVNKAFLDSRTRLKTAMSSEAPTTRQLSKYLKHAKGWTRMAIRYGQVWEESLKRLRQKATPTNVTDPSLDLTALSQEVGCGPPVPLVTCDENSPYRTVTGDCNNRRNPALGASNRALARWLPAEYEDGLSLPFGWTPGKTRNGFPLPLAREVSNKIVGYLNEEGVLDQNRSLLFMQWGQVVDHDLDFAPETELESSEYSKVQCDEHCIQGDNCFPIMFPCNDSKVKTQGKCMPFFRAGFVCPTPPYQSLAREQINALTSFLDASLVYSPETSLASRLRDLSSPLGLMAVNQEAQDHGLAYPPFDNKKPSPCEFINTTARVPCFLTGDSRASEQSLLATSHTLLLREHNRLARELKRLNPHWDGEKLYQEARKILGAFIQIITFRDYLPIVLGDEMQTWIPPYQGYNESVDPRISNVFTFAFRFGHLEVPSTVFRLDENYQPWGLEAELPLHTLFFNTWRIVKDGGIDPLVRGLLAKKSKSMNQDKMMTGELRNKLFQPTHTIHGFDLAAINIQRCRDHGMPGYNSWRGFCGLSQPKTPKELHAVLKNKVLAEKLLDLYGTPDNIDIWIGAIAEPLVERGQVGHLLACLLGRQFQKIRDGDRFWWENPGVFTEKQRNSLQKMSLSRLVCDNTHVTKVPLHPLQANSYPQDFVDCSAIDKLDLSPWASRRIRGLGSKASQTVQ, encoded by the exons ATGAGGGTCCTTTTCCATCTCCCAGTCCTTTTGGCTTCCCTGAGCTTGTTCCAGGTTGCAGAATCTGACACAAATG AGCAGGACACCCACACCTTCACCATCTCTGATGCTGTGAGTCAGGTCAAGATCCAGGTCAACAAGGCCTTCCTGGATTCCCGGACCAG GCTGAAGACGGCCATGAGCTCTGAGGCGCCCACCACCCGACAGCTCTCCAAATACCTCAAGCACGCCAAGGGCTGGACCCGCATGGCCATCCGCTACGGGCAGGTGTGGGAGGAGTCCTTAAAGAGACTGAGGCAGAAAGCGACCCCGACCAATGTCACAG ACCCTAGCCTGGACTTGACTGCACTCTCTCAGGAGGTGGGCTGTGGTCCCCCAGTTCCTTTGGTGACATGTGATGAGAACAGCCCTTACCGCACCGTCACTGGAGACTGTAATAACAG GAGGAACCCCGCGCTGGGCGCGTCCAACAGGGCGCTGGCGCGCTGGCTGCCGGCAGAGTACGAGGACGGGCTCTCCCTGCCCTTCGGCTGGACTCCAGGGAAGACGCGGAACGGCTTCCCTCTCCCGCTG GCCCGTGAGGTATCCAACAAGATTGTAGGCTACCTAAATGAAGAGGGTGTTCTGGACCAAAACAGGTCCCTGCTCTTCATGCAGTGGGGTCAAGTTGTGGACCACGACCTGGATTTTGCCCCCGAAACGGAACTGGAGAGCAGCGAGTACTCCAAAGTGCAGTGTGATGAGCACTGTATCCAGGGAGACAACTGTTTCCCCATCATG TTCCCGTGCAACGACTCCAAGGTGAAGACTCAAGGGAAATGCATGCCTTTCTTCCGAGCCGGGTTTGTCTGCCCTACTCCACCTTACCAGTCATTGGCCCGAGAGCAGATCAATGCTCTGACCTCCTTCCTGGACGCCAGTTTAGTGTACAGCCCTGAGACCAGCCTGGCCAGCCGCCTCCGGGATCTCAGCAGCCCACTGGGCCTCATGGCCGTCAACCAGGAGGCCCAGGACCACGGACTGGCCTACCCGCCCTTTGACAACAAGAAGCCGAGCCCCTGTGAGTTCATCAACACCACGGCCCGCGTGCCCTGCTTCCTGACAG GAGATTCCCGAGCCTCAGAGCAGAGCCTGCTGGCCACTTCCCACACCCTCCTTCTCCGAGAGCACAACCGGCTGGCCAGAGAACTAAAGAGACTCAACCCTCATTGGGATGGAGAGAAGCTCTACCAGGAAGCCCGGAAAATCCTAGGAGCCTTCATACAG ATTATCACCTTTAGGGACTACCTTCCCATTGTGCTAGGTGATGAGATGCAAACGTGGATCCCTCCATACCAAGGCTATAACGAATCTGTGGACCCCCGAATTTCCAATGTCTTCACCTTCGCCTTCCGCTTTGGCCACTTGGAGGTCCCCTCCACTGTCTTCCGCCTGGATGAGAATTATCAGCCATGGGGTCTGGAAGCAGAGCTCCCCCTGCATACCCTTTTCTTCAATACCTGGAGGATAGTCAAAGATG GTGGAATTGACCCTCTGGTGCGGGGCCTGCTGGCCAAGAAGTCCAAATCGATGAATCAGGATAAAATGATGACGGGCGAGCTGCGCAACAAGCTTTTCCAACCCACTCACACGATCCACGGCTTTGACCTGGCTGCCATCAACATACAGCGTTGCCGGGACCATGGGATGCCTG GGTACAACTCCTGGAGAGGCTTCTGTGGCCTCTCACAGCCCAAAACGCCGAAGGAGCTGCACGCCGTGCTGAAGAACAAGGTGCTGGCTGAGAAGTTACTGGATCTCTACGGGACCCCTGACAACATTGACATCTGGATAGGGGCCATCGCTGAGCCCCTGGTAGAAAGGGGCCAGGTGGGGCATCTCCTGGCCTGCCTCCTGGGAAGGCAATTCCAGAAGATCCGTGATGGAGACAG GTTCTGGTGGGAGAACCCTGGGGTCTTCACTGAGAAACAGAGGAACTCTCTACAGAAAATGTCCTTGTCACGCCTTGTCTGTGACAACACCCACGTCACCAAGGTCCCGCTGCACCCCCTCCAAGCCAACAGCTACCCCCAAGACTTTGTGGACTGCTCAGCCATCGATAAGCTGGACCTCTCACCGTGGGCCTCGAGGAGAATTAGGGGCCTGGGCTCCAAGGCCTCCCAAACTGTGCAGTAA